Proteins encoded by one window of Halobaculum sp. MBLA0147:
- a CDS encoding FHA domain-containing protein, producing the protein MSTDGLDTSDVPPIFVSSPNYDDMGAILDRLGVEHSPVDPVDLSEQDRGVVMLNCSFSWDDEIDRDALAEFVERGNTLMASDLTARAVSHFTSAEFGSGNWGDEVRAEVVDAELADLLGREQLTLDFDTAIKEPTRLPDGAEPLLRARDRDSVIAYKCSHGDGTVVYTTFHNHSQSSALEDALLQVLLMVPIAESAGTTVTDTYTTVVADVDETTADDDTRLVDPETETMTEVYGQTGDHTETQVHTHETATTIYLTAQRGGRGTVTRDLPPGATATLGRSAFESVVDDDHLPYVSREHVELSNERDTPAGTISLRDADSANGTAVDGTDLRDGERHTLEQADRVTLADSRVKFVVQYD; encoded by the coding sequence GTGAGCACCGACGGCCTCGATACGAGTGACGTTCCACCGATCTTCGTGAGTAGTCCGAACTACGACGACATGGGTGCGATACTCGACCGACTCGGTGTCGAACACTCACCGGTCGACCCGGTCGATCTGTCGGAACAGGACCGCGGCGTCGTCATGCTCAACTGTTCGTTCTCGTGGGACGACGAGATCGACAGAGACGCCCTCGCGGAGTTCGTCGAACGCGGAAACACGTTGATGGCCTCCGACCTCACGGCTCGAGCGGTGTCACACTTCACGAGTGCCGAGTTCGGGAGCGGTAACTGGGGCGACGAGGTGCGAGCGGAGGTCGTCGACGCCGAACTGGCGGATCTGCTGGGCCGAGAGCAACTCACACTCGACTTCGACACGGCGATCAAAGAGCCGACACGGCTCCCGGACGGTGCCGAGCCGCTCTTACGGGCACGAGACCGTGACTCCGTGATCGCGTACAAGTGTTCACACGGTGACGGGACAGTGGTGTACACGACCTTCCACAACCACTCACAGTCGTCTGCCCTCGAGGACGCACTCCTCCAAGTACTGCTGATGGTGCCCATCGCAGAGTCGGCCGGAACGACGGTCACCGACACCTACACCACGGTTGTCGCGGACGTCGACGAGACGACCGCGGACGACGACACACGACTCGTCGACCCAGAGACGGAGACGATGACGGAGGTGTACGGACAGACCGGAGATCACACCGAGACGCAGGTTCACACGCACGAGACGGCGACGACGATCTATCTGACCGCACAGCGTGGTGGCCGAGGGACAGTCACTCGGGACCTGCCACCGGGGGCGACTGCGACCCTCGGCAGGAGTGCGTTCGAGTCGGTCGTCGACGACGATCACCTCCCGTACGTCTCTCGTGAACACGTCGAACTCTCGAACGAACGTGACACACCCGCTGGAACTATCTCCCTGCGGGACGCGGACAGTGCCAACGGCACGGCAGTCGACGGAACGGACCTCCGAGACGGGGAGAGACACACTCTCGAACAGGCCGACCGTGTCACGCTCGCCGACAGTCGCGTGAAGTTCGTCGTCCAGTACGACTGA